One Paraburkholderia dioscoreae DNA segment encodes these proteins:
- the aceF gene encoding dihydrolipoyllysine-residue acetyltransferase: MSQAIEVKVPDIGDYKDIPVIEVLVKAGDTVEKEQSLVTLESDKATMDVPSSAAGVVKEVKVKVGDNVSEGSLIVVLEGAEGGAAAPAPAAAPAPAAAPAAAPAPAASGGGGLQEVKVPDIGDYKDIPVIEVAVKVGDRVEKEQSLVTLESDKATMDVPSSAAGIVKEVKVKVGDTVSEGSVIVVVEAEGGAAAPAPAPKQQAVEQPSDAPATPSPAPAAPSALAQAPVIPAGEGGARHASHASPSVRKFARELGVDVTQVRGTGPKGRITQADVTAFIKSVMAGQRAAPAGAAAPAAAGGGELNLLPWPKIDFTKFGPVDPKPLSRIKKISGANLHRNWVMIPHVTNNDEADITELEALRVQLNKENEKAGVKITMLAFVIKAVVSALKKFPTFNASLDGDNLVFKQYFHVGFAADTPNGLVVPVIRDADKKGLVEIAKEMTDLSKAAREGKLKPDQMQGGCFSISSLGGIGGTNFTPIINAPEVAILGLSRGAMKPVWDGKQFVPRLMLPLSLSYDHRVIDGAEAARFNAYLGAILADFRRVIL, encoded by the coding sequence ATGAGTCAAGCGATCGAAGTCAAGGTGCCGGACATCGGCGATTACAAGGACATTCCTGTGATCGAGGTGCTGGTGAAGGCGGGTGACACCGTCGAGAAAGAGCAGTCGCTCGTTACGCTGGAATCCGACAAGGCGACCATGGATGTGCCGAGCTCGGCCGCCGGCGTCGTCAAGGAAGTGAAGGTCAAGGTCGGCGACAACGTGTCGGAAGGTTCGCTGATCGTCGTGCTGGAAGGCGCGGAAGGCGGCGCGGCTGCACCGGCGCCTGCGGCCGCACCGGCACCGGCTGCCGCCCCCGCGGCTGCGCCCGCACCCGCCGCGAGCGGCGGTGGCGGTCTGCAGGAAGTCAAGGTGCCGGATATCGGCGACTACAAAGACATTCCCGTGATCGAAGTCGCCGTGAAGGTCGGTGATCGTGTCGAGAAAGAGCAGTCGCTGGTGACGCTCGAATCCGACAAGGCGACTATGGACGTGCCGAGCTCGGCTGCCGGCATCGTCAAGGAAGTGAAGGTCAAGGTTGGCGATACCGTGTCGGAAGGCTCGGTGATCGTGGTGGTGGAAGCGGAAGGCGGCGCGGCTGCGCCGGCTCCGGCACCGAAGCAGCAAGCTGTCGAGCAGCCGTCCGATGCGCCGGCTACGCCGTCGCCGGCTCCGGCGGCGCCGTCGGCGCTCGCTCAGGCGCCCGTGATTCCGGCTGGCGAAGGCGGCGCCCGTCACGCGAGCCATGCGTCGCCGTCAGTGCGCAAGTTCGCGCGCGAACTCGGCGTCGACGTGACGCAGGTGCGGGGTACGGGGCCGAAGGGCCGCATTACGCAAGCCGACGTGACTGCCTTCATCAAGAGTGTCATGGCCGGCCAGCGTGCGGCGCCGGCGGGTGCCGCGGCACCGGCTGCGGCGGGCGGCGGCGAGTTGAATCTGCTGCCGTGGCCGAAGATCGACTTCACGAAATTCGGTCCGGTCGATCCGAAGCCGCTGTCGCGCATCAAGAAGATTTCGGGCGCGAATCTGCATCGCAACTGGGTCATGATTCCGCACGTCACGAACAACGACGAAGCGGACATCACGGAACTCGAAGCGCTGCGCGTGCAACTGAACAAGGAAAACGAAAAGGCCGGCGTGAAGATCACGATGCTGGCATTCGTGATCAAGGCTGTTGTTTCGGCTCTGAAGAAATTCCCGACGTTCAATGCGAGTCTCGACGGCGACAACCTCGTGTTCAAGCAGTACTTCCACGTAGGTTTTGCCGCCGATACACCGAACGGTCTGGTGGTGCCGGTGATTCGCGACGCGGACAAGAAGGGTCTGGTCGAGATCGCGAAGGAAATGACCGATCTGTCGAAGGCCGCGCGTGAAGGCAAGCTGAAGCCGGATCAGATGCAGGGCGGTTGCTTCTCGATTTCGTCGCTCGGCGGAATTGGCGGCACGAACTTTACGCCGATCATCAATGCGCCTGAAGTCGCTATTCTCGGGCTGTCGCGTGGTGCGATGAAGCCGGTGTGGGACGGCAAGCAGTTTGTGCCGCGCCTGATGCTGCCGTTGTCTTTATCGTATGACCATCGGGTTATCGACGGGGCGGAAGCGGCGCGCTTCAATGCTTATCTGGGTGCGATTCTTGCCGATTTCCGGCGTGTGATTCTTTGA
- the aceE gene encoding pyruvate dehydrogenase (acetyl-transferring), homodimeric type yields MSAVPDEVMKYVAAEKDDDPQETGEWLEALDGVISAVGPDRAHYLIEKQIEFARVHGEHLPFSANTPYINTIPVSRQAKIPGDQDLEHRIRSYTRWNAIAMVLRAGKDTNVGGHIASFASAATLYDVGYNHFWHAPSAQHGGDLVFVQGHSSPGVYSRAFLLGRLTENQLDNFRQEVGGEGISSYPHPWLMPDFWQFPTVSMGLGPIMAIYQARFMKYLQARGITKTEGRKVWAFLGDGETDEPESLGAIGMAGRERLDNLVFVINCNLQRLDGPVRGNGKIIQELESEFRGAGWNVIKVIWGSRWDALFQRDKSGALMRRMMEVVDGEYQTYKSESGAYVREHFFNTPELKALVAEWSDEEIWNLNRGGHDPHKIYAAFQEASNSQGQPTVILAKTIKGYGMGEAGQAMNITHQQKKLHVDQLKKFRDQFRLPISDEDLVNVPYLKFEEGSKELEYMRARRQDLGGYLPARRQKAESLPVPELSVFEPLLKGTGEGREISTTMAFVRILNILLKDKALGKRIVPIVPDESRTFGMEGLFRQIGIWNQDGQKYVPEDSDQLMFYRESETGQILQEGINEAGGMSDWIAAATSYSTHGEIMIPFYIFYSMFGFQRIGDLAWAAGDMRSRGFLLGGTAGRTTLNGEGLQHEDGHSLLWAASVPNCISYDPTFGYELAVIMQDGLRRMVAEQEDVYYYVTVMNENYEHPAIPQGDSVAADIIKGMYAFRKAEADKKTPRVQLMGAGTIFNEVIAAADLLKNDWGVAADLWSVPSFTELAREGHEVQRWNLLHPTEEKKLSHVEKLLKDAQGPVIASTDYVRALTEQIRAFVPQKFVVLGTDGYGRSDTREKLRHFFEVDRYWVTVAALNALADEGTIERKVVAEALRKYNLDPAKPNPMTV; encoded by the coding sequence ATGTCCGCTGTACCCGACGAAGTCATGAAATATGTCGCCGCCGAAAAAGACGACGATCCCCAGGAAACCGGCGAATGGCTTGAAGCGCTGGATGGCGTGATTTCTGCTGTGGGCCCCGACCGCGCTCACTATCTCATCGAGAAACAGATCGAGTTCGCCCGCGTGCATGGCGAACATCTGCCGTTCTCGGCCAACACGCCGTATATCAATACGATTCCCGTTTCGCGCCAGGCGAAAATTCCCGGCGACCAGGATCTCGAACACCGTATCCGCTCGTATACCCGCTGGAACGCCATTGCCATGGTGCTGCGCGCCGGCAAGGACACCAACGTCGGCGGCCACATTGCCTCGTTCGCCTCGGCTGCCACGCTGTACGACGTCGGCTACAACCACTTCTGGCATGCACCGTCCGCGCAACACGGCGGCGATCTCGTGTTCGTGCAGGGGCATTCGTCGCCGGGTGTGTACTCGCGCGCGTTCCTGCTCGGCCGCCTGACCGAGAACCAGCTCGACAACTTCCGCCAGGAAGTGGGCGGCGAGGGCATTTCGTCGTACCCGCACCCGTGGCTGATGCCGGACTTCTGGCAATTCCCGACCGTCTCGATGGGCCTCGGCCCGATCATGGCGATCTATCAGGCGCGCTTCATGAAGTACCTGCAGGCGCGCGGCATTACGAAAACCGAAGGCCGCAAAGTGTGGGCCTTCCTCGGCGACGGCGAAACGGACGAGCCGGAATCGCTCGGCGCGATCGGCATGGCCGGCCGCGAACGCCTCGACAACCTCGTGTTCGTGATCAACTGCAACCTGCAGCGCCTCGACGGCCCGGTGCGCGGTAACGGCAAGATCATCCAGGAACTGGAAAGCGAATTCCGCGGCGCGGGCTGGAATGTCATCAAGGTCATCTGGGGCAGCCGCTGGGATGCGCTGTTCCAACGCGACAAATCGGGCGCACTGATGCGCCGCATGATGGAAGTGGTCGACGGTGAGTACCAGACGTACAAGTCGGAGTCGGGCGCGTATGTACGCGAACACTTCTTCAACACGCCGGAACTGAAGGCGCTGGTCGCCGAATGGTCCGACGAGGAAATCTGGAACCTGAACCGCGGCGGCCACGATCCGCACAAGATCTACGCAGCGTTCCAGGAAGCGTCGAATTCGCAGGGCCAGCCGACCGTCATTCTCGCGAAGACGATCAAGGGCTATGGCATGGGCGAAGCCGGCCAGGCCATGAACATCACGCACCAGCAGAAAAAGCTGCACGTGGACCAGCTGAAGAAATTCCGCGACCAGTTCCGCCTGCCGATCTCCGACGAAGACCTCGTCAACGTGCCGTATCTCAAGTTCGAAGAAGGTTCGAAAGAACTCGAGTACATGCGCGCTCGCCGCCAGGATCTCGGCGGCTATCTGCCGGCGCGTCGTCAGAAGGCCGAGTCGCTGCCGGTGCCGGAACTGTCGGTATTCGAGCCGCTGCTCAAGGGCACGGGCGAAGGCCGCGAGATCTCCACTACGATGGCGTTCGTGCGGATCCTGAACATCCTGTTGAAAGACAAGGCGCTTGGTAAGCGTATCGTGCCGATCGTGCCGGACGAGTCGCGCACCTTCGGTATGGAAGGCCTGTTCCGCCAGATCGGTATCTGGAATCAGGACGGCCAGAAGTACGTGCCGGAAGATTCCGACCAGCTCATGTTCTACCGTGAGTCGGAAACCGGGCAGATCCTGCAGGAAGGCATCAATGAAGCCGGCGGCATGTCGGACTGGATCGCGGCCGCGACGTCGTACTCGACGCACGGCGAGATCATGATCCCGTTCTACATCTTCTACTCGATGTTCGGCTTCCAGCGCATCGGCGACCTGGCATGGGCGGCGGGCGACATGCGTTCGCGCGGCTTCCTGCTGGGCGGTACGGCGGGCCGCACCACGCTGAACGGCGAAGGTCTGCAGCACGAAGACGGCCACTCGCTGCTGTGGGCGGCTTCGGTGCCGAACTGCATCAGCTACGACCCGACGTTCGGCTACGAACTCGCGGTCATCATGCAGGACGGTCTGCGCCGCATGGTCGCGGAACAGGAAGACGTGTACTACTACGTCACGGTGATGAACGAGAACTACGAGCACCCGGCGATTCCGCAGGGTGACTCGGTGGCCGCCGACATCATCAAGGGCATGTACGCGTTCCGCAAGGCCGAGGCCGACAAGAAGACGCCGCGCGTGCAGTTGATGGGCGCGGGCACGATCTTCAACGAAGTGATCGCCGCCGCCGACCTGCTGAAGAACGACTGGGGCGTTGCCGCCGATCTGTGGAGCGTGCCGAGCTTCACCGAACTGGCTCGCGAAGGCCATGAAGTGCAGCGCTGGAACCTGCTGCACCCGACGGAAGAAAAGAAGCTCTCGCACGTCGAGAAGCTGCTTAAGGACGCACAAGGTCCGGTCATCGCCTCGACCGATTACGTGCGCGCGCTGACCGAACAGATCCGCGCGTTCGTGCCGCAGAAATTCGTCGTGCTGGGCACGGACGGCTACGGCCGTTCGGACACGCGCGAGAAGCTGCGCCACTTCTTCGAAGTCGACCGCTACTGGGTCACGGTTGCCGCGTTGAATGCACTGGCAGATGAAGGCACGATCGAACGCAAGGTCGTCGCCGAGGCGCTCAGGAAATACAACCTTGATCCCGCCAAACCCAACCCGATGACCGTCTAA
- the fixL gene encoding oxygen sensor histidine kinase FixL, producing MLTERLFARSARTAGSPADSTPSSRWHHGPWWSNSYLLTPLLSILVFLVVMSLILWSLNRREQQQQEDTLYRNVAWAQQQIRLSMTGAQEQIQALARDLVAGHADPHSFQVSTTDIMQGHPEILYMNWYTSQQQPRWPNTALPVFGQRLARPNDTQMDEAVKAAFTEARNTRRQVYSPLIYDDVGNGYITLQTPVYRDRDFLGTIAAVFSVEGILKHDIPPELSAKYKISIIDVNNRELTTTSTRPRLPRDMFYDLPLDPPGQGVSVRVYAFPQMTNFTNNTLVWLVAGLSCFVLWSLWSLWKHTRQRFEAQQALYAEAFFRRAMENSVLIGMRVLDMHGRITHVNPAFCRMTGWDESDLVGKNAPFAYWPRDAYPEMQRQLDMTLRGKAPSSGFELRVRRKDGSLFHARLYVSPLIDSSGRQTGWMSSMTDITEPKRAREELAAAHERFTTVLESLDAAVSVLAADEAELLFANRYYRHLFGIRPDGHLELAGGGFDSAQASSDSIDMVDTYAGLPAAALTESTADAQEVYVQSIQKWFEVRRQYIQWVDGHLAQMQIATDITTRKQAQELSRQQDEKLQFTSRLMTMGEMASSLAHELNQPLAAINNYCSGTVALVKSGRTTPDNLLPVLEKTAQQAVRAGMIIKRIREFVKRSEPKRQATRVADIVADAVGLAEIEARKRRIRIVTDLRARLPVIYVDPVLIEQVLVNLLKNGAEAMAEARPNAVDPVIRVVVRLEGGFVCISVVDQGPGVDEATAERLFEPFYSTKSDGMGMGLNICRSIIESHRGRLWVVNNVESDGHITGATFHCSLPIGEPDGPSNGGSQAPTPQTVTGEL from the coding sequence ATGTTGACCGAACGGCTTTTCGCACGCTCGGCGCGCACCGCCGGTTCGCCGGCGGATTCGACGCCGTCCTCCCGCTGGCACCACGGACCGTGGTGGTCGAATTCCTATTTGCTCACGCCGCTCCTGTCGATCCTCGTTTTTCTGGTCGTCATGAGTCTGATTCTGTGGAGTCTGAACCGGCGCGAACAGCAGCAGCAGGAAGACACGCTGTATCGCAACGTCGCGTGGGCGCAGCAGCAGATCCGTCTTTCCATGACCGGCGCACAGGAACAGATCCAGGCGCTCGCGCGCGATCTGGTGGCCGGCCACGCCGATCCGCATTCGTTCCAGGTGTCCACCACCGACATCATGCAGGGGCATCCCGAGATCCTCTACATGAACTGGTACACGAGCCAGCAGCAGCCGCGCTGGCCCAATACCGCGCTGCCGGTGTTCGGCCAGCGGCTCGCGAGGCCGAACGACACGCAGATGGACGAAGCCGTCAAGGCCGCCTTTACCGAGGCGCGCAATACGCGCCGCCAGGTCTATTCGCCGCTCATTTATGACGACGTCGGCAACGGCTACATCACGCTGCAAACGCCGGTGTACCGCGACCGCGACTTCCTCGGCACGATCGCCGCGGTGTTCTCGGTGGAAGGCATTCTCAAGCACGACATTCCGCCGGAGCTTTCGGCGAAATACAAAATCTCGATCATCGACGTGAACAACCGCGAGTTGACCACCACGTCGACCCGCCCGCGCCTGCCGCGCGACATGTTCTACGATCTGCCGCTAGACCCGCCGGGCCAGGGCGTCTCCGTGCGCGTCTACGCGTTTCCGCAGATGACCAACTTCACCAACAACACCCTGGTGTGGCTGGTGGCGGGCCTGTCCTGTTTCGTGCTGTGGAGCCTGTGGAGCTTGTGGAAACACACGCGCCAACGCTTCGAGGCGCAGCAGGCGCTGTACGCCGAAGCGTTCTTCCGCCGCGCGATGGAAAATTCGGTGCTGATCGGCATGCGCGTACTCGACATGCACGGGCGCATCACCCACGTCAATCCGGCGTTTTGCCGCATGACCGGCTGGGATGAAAGCGATCTGGTCGGCAAGAATGCGCCGTTCGCTTACTGGCCGCGCGACGCTTACCCCGAAATGCAGCGCCAGCTCGACATGACGCTGCGCGGCAAGGCGCCCTCTTCCGGCTTCGAATTGCGGGTGCGCCGCAAGGACGGATCGCTGTTCCACGCGCGTCTTTACGTGTCGCCGCTGATCGACAGTTCGGGCCGCCAGACCGGCTGGATGTCGTCGATGACCGACATCACCGAACCGAAACGCGCGCGCGAAGAACTCGCCGCCGCGCACGAGCGCTTCACCACCGTGCTCGAAAGCCTCGACGCCGCCGTGTCCGTGCTGGCCGCCGACGAGGCCGAGCTGCTGTTCGCCAACCGCTATTACCGTCATCTGTTCGGGATTCGCCCGGACGGTCATCTGGAATTGGCGGGCGGCGGGTTCGATAGCGCACAGGCGTCGTCCGATTCGATCGATATGGTGGATACCTACGCCGGGTTGCCCGCCGCGGCGTTGACCGAAAGCACCGCCGATGCGCAGGAAGTTTACGTGCAAAGCATCCAGAAGTGGTTCGAAGTGCGCCGCCAGTACATCCAGTGGGTGGACGGCCACCTCGCGCAGATGCAGATCGCAACCGACATTACGACTCGCAAGCAGGCGCAGGAATTGTCGCGTCAGCAGGACGAAAAACTGCAGTTCACGAGCCGCCTCATGACGATGGGCGAAATGGCGTCGTCGCTCGCCCACGAGTTGAACCAGCCGCTCGCCGCGATCAATAACTATTGCTCCGGAACCGTCGCACTGGTTAAATCCGGTCGGACGACGCCTGACAATCTGCTGCCCGTGCTCGAAAAGACGGCCCAGCAAGCGGTGCGCGCAGGCATGATCATCAAGCGCATTCGCGAGTTCGTGAAGCGCAGCGAGCCGAAGCGTCAGGCCACGCGCGTCGCGGATATCGTCGCGGACGCCGTGGGTCTCGCGGAAATCGAGGCGAGGAAGCGCCGCATTCGTATCGTCACGGATCTGCGCGCGCGCCTGCCGGTGATCTACGTCGATCCGGTGCTGATCGAGCAGGTGCTGGTCAACCTGCTGAAGAACGGCGCCGAAGCAATGGCCGAAGCCCGTCCGAACGCGGTCGACCCGGTGATCCGCGTGGTCGTGCGGCTGGAGGGCGGATTTGTCTGCATCAGCGTCGTCGACCAGGGGCCGGGCGTCGACGAAGCAACAGCCGAGCGGCTGTTCGAACCGTTTTACAGCACCAAGTCCGATGGCATGGGCATGGGGCTGAATATTTGCCGTTCGATTATCGAATCGCACCGCGGCCGTCTGTGGGTGGTCAACAACGTCGAATCTGACGGCCACATCACAGGCGCCACGTTCCATTGCAGTCTGCCTATTGGAGAGCCTGACGGCCCGAGCAACGGCGGGTCACAGGCGCCGACACCACAAACCGTTACGGGAGAGCTATGA
- the fixJ gene encoding oxygen response regulator transcription factor FixJ: protein MNSPVTTQETVFVVDDDEAVRDSLRWLLEANGYRVQCFSSAEQFIDAWQPHTHPGQIACLILDVRMSGMSGLELQERLIADNASLPIIFVTGHGDVPMAVSTMKKGAMDFIEKPFDEAELRKLVERMLDKARSESSSVQQQRAAAERLGKLTAREHQVLERIIAGRLNKQIADDLGISIKTVEAHRANIMEKLNVNTVADLLRLALSNKPQPAQ from the coding sequence ATGAACAGCCCAGTCACCACACAGGAAACTGTCTTTGTCGTCGACGACGACGAGGCCGTGCGAGATTCGCTGCGCTGGCTGCTGGAGGCGAACGGCTACCGCGTGCAGTGCTTCTCCAGCGCCGAGCAGTTCATCGACGCATGGCAGCCGCACACGCATCCGGGCCAGATCGCCTGCCTGATCCTCGACGTGCGGATGTCCGGCATGAGCGGGCTCGAATTGCAGGAACGCCTGATCGCCGACAACGCGTCGCTGCCGATCATCTTCGTGACGGGTCACGGAGACGTCCCGATGGCCGTGTCCACGATGAAAAAAGGCGCGATGGACTTCATCGAGAAGCCGTTCGACGAAGCCGAGTTGCGCAAGCTTGTCGAGCGCATGCTCGACAAGGCGCGCAGCGAAAGCAGCAGCGTGCAGCAGCAGCGCGCCGCGGCAGAACGACTCGGCAAGCTGACCGCGCGTGAGCACCAGGTGCTCGAGCGCATCATCGCCGGCCGCCTGAACAAGCAGATCGCCGACGACCTCGGCATCAGCATCAAGACGGTCGAAGCGCACCGCGCGAACATCATGGAAAAGCTCAACGTCAACACGGTCGCCGATCTGCTGCGACTCGCGCTGTCGAACAAGCCGCAACCGGCGCAATAA
- a CDS encoding DUF3300 domain-containing protein, protein MKRSGAHRSCVLFVCAVLAGAPLVTGLATPGVVHAQGVSKMSNQQLDSLAAPIALYPDALLAQVLMAATFPQDVRAAAAWSRSNAKLQGDDAVRAVAAEPWDPSVQSLVAFPQVLATMASKSDWVTQLGSAFLAQPGDVMDSVQRLRRQAQAAGNLKTSAQQTVVVEQSTIQIVPANPQVVYVPTYNPTVVYGVWPYPAYPPVYVPPPPGYTIATSFMAGLAFGTGVAVANALWGGFNWNSHDVNINVNRYNTINVNNRLNVNGSTTNWNRNTNVNRNINNANFDRNLNNNVGGIQHDAYRGRDNARAQAQQTLQNRTGQNLGGSASQRVQGIHQGGTANPGLQNRAQNVNRDNALRGAGDGNTAREDTQRGQASRDALANRATQQHTGRDNGANAGVQQRTHGGPGADGGGQQHALRGIGADGGGQQRALGGAGANGGGQHGGGAGNWGGGALGGGGAGERHFGRNR, encoded by the coding sequence GTGAAACGATCCGGAGCACACCGCTCGTGTGTGTTGTTTGTCTGCGCCGTTCTTGCAGGGGCGCCGCTCGTTACCGGGCTGGCCACGCCGGGCGTCGTCCATGCGCAAGGCGTCTCGAAAATGTCGAACCAGCAACTCGATTCGCTGGCCGCTCCCATTGCACTTTATCCGGACGCCCTGCTCGCGCAGGTGCTGATGGCCGCGACTTTTCCGCAAGACGTGCGGGCTGCGGCCGCGTGGTCCAGATCAAACGCGAAGCTGCAAGGCGACGACGCGGTCAGAGCGGTCGCGGCCGAGCCGTGGGATCCGAGCGTGCAGTCGCTCGTCGCCTTCCCACAGGTGCTCGCCACGATGGCTTCGAAATCGGATTGGGTCACGCAACTCGGCTCAGCGTTCCTCGCCCAGCCCGGTGACGTGATGGACTCCGTGCAGCGTCTGCGCCGGCAGGCGCAAGCGGCCGGCAATCTGAAAACAAGTGCGCAGCAAACGGTCGTGGTCGAGCAGAGCACGATTCAGATCGTGCCGGCCAATCCGCAAGTGGTGTACGTGCCAACCTACAACCCCACGGTAGTCTATGGCGTGTGGCCTTATCCCGCGTATCCGCCTGTGTATGTTCCGCCGCCGCCCGGTTACACCATCGCCACCAGTTTCATGGCCGGTCTCGCGTTCGGCACCGGCGTCGCCGTGGCGAACGCGCTGTGGGGCGGCTTCAACTGGAACTCGCATGACGTCAATATCAACGTGAACCGGTACAACACGATCAACGTGAACAACCGCCTCAACGTGAATGGCAGCACGACGAACTGGAACCGCAACACCAACGTCAATCGAAATATCAACAATGCGAATTTCGATCGCAACCTGAACAACAACGTCGGCGGCATACAACACGATGCGTATCGCGGCCGCGACAACGCCCGCGCTCAGGCGCAGCAGACCCTGCAGAACCGCACGGGCCAGAATCTGGGCGGCAGCGCGAGCCAGCGCGTGCAAGGGATCCACCAGGGCGGCACGGCAAACCCCGGTTTGCAGAACCGCGCGCAGAACGTCAATCGCGACAATGCGCTGCGCGGCGCCGGCGACGGCAACACCGCTCGTGAGGATACGCAGCGCGGTCAGGCAAGCCGCGACGCGCTCGCGAACCGCGCTACCCAGCAACACACGGGAAGAGATAACGGCGCGAATGCCGGCGTACAGCAACGCACACACGGCGGTCCTGGTGCAGACGGCGGCGGCCAGCAACATGCGCTGCGTGGTATCGGCGCAGACGGCGGCGGCCAACAGCGAGCGCTGGGTGGTGCCGGCGCAAACGGCGGCGGCCAGCATGGCGGCGGTGCCGGGAATTGGGGCGGTGGCGCACTGGGTGGTGGCGGCGCAGGTGAGCGCCACTTCGGCCGCAATCGTTGA
- a CDS encoding DUF2950 domain-containing protein: protein MMRLLSLGTLRAHALTVAVALGTTAALLIAPVLLISTIPAHAQAVYPSANDAANAFVEALARNDEDALKHVLGSDFQRFIPTEGIGEDDIYQFLGEWSKNHQIVEDPTADRGRVTAHLTVGYSGWNLPIPLVQAGNGWRFDLPAARDEMLTRRIGRNERAAILTSLAYLDAQYDYRNLTQHYAQRFVSTPGQHDGLYWATAPGEAESPFGPLAATMPTGTQPQEAYHGYHYRILAAQGPHAKGGAQNYLENGVLTKGFGLIASPAEYGKTGVMSFIVNQEGQVYQKNLGPQTTQAAAEIRSFDPDSGWQAVQP from the coding sequence ATGATGCGTTTACTTTCACTGGGCACGCTACGCGCCCACGCCCTGACAGTTGCCGTGGCCCTCGGCACCACCGCCGCGCTGCTCATCGCGCCGGTGCTGCTCATCAGCACGATCCCGGCCCATGCCCAGGCTGTCTATCCCAGCGCGAACGACGCCGCCAATGCATTCGTGGAAGCGCTCGCCCGCAACGACGAGGACGCACTCAAACATGTGCTCGGCAGCGATTTTCAACGCTTCATTCCGACTGAAGGTATCGGCGAGGACGACATTTATCAATTCCTCGGCGAATGGTCGAAGAACCATCAGATCGTCGAGGATCCGACGGCGGACAGGGGGCGCGTCACCGCGCATCTGACGGTCGGCTACAGTGGCTGGAACTTGCCGATTCCGCTCGTGCAAGCGGGCAACGGCTGGCGTTTCGATCTGCCGGCGGCACGCGACGAGATGCTGACGCGCCGCATCGGCCGCAACGAGCGTGCCGCTATTCTGACCTCGCTCGCCTATCTGGATGCGCAATACGACTATCGCAACCTGACGCAGCACTACGCGCAGCGCTTCGTCAGTACGCCGGGACAGCATGACGGCCTGTATTGGGCCACGGCGCCCGGCGAAGCGGAAAGTCCGTTTGGCCCGCTCGCCGCCACCATGCCCACCGGCACGCAGCCTCAGGAGGCCTACCACGGCTATCACTACCGCATTCTCGCGGCGCAGGGGCCGCACGCGAAGGGCGGCGCGCAGAACTACCTCGAAAACGGCGTGCTGACCAAAGGGTTCGGGCTGATCGCCTCGCCGGCCGAATATGGCAAAACCGGCGTGATGAGTTTCATCGTCAATCAGGAGGGGCAGGTGTACCAGAAGAACCTCGGGCCGCAGACCACGCAGGCGGCCGCGGAGATCAGGTCGTTCGATCCGGACTCGGGTTGGCAGGCGGTCCAGCCCTAG
- the folD gene encoding bifunctional methylenetetrahydrofolate dehydrogenase/methenyltetrahydrofolate cyclohydrolase FolD: MTAKLIDGLALSKTLRADVAARAAALTARGHQPGLAVVLVGDNPASEVYVRNKVKACHDNGLGSSFDRYPADLPEADLLARIDELNRDPLIHGILVQLPLPPHIDSHKVIEAIAPEKDVDGFHVANAGALMTGQPLFRPCTPYGVMKMLAAYDIPLQGANAVVIGRSNIVGKPMALLLLEAGATVTICHSKTRDLAAHTRNADVVVAATGLRNILTADMVKPGAAVIDVGMNRDEAGKLCGDVDFAGVREVAGYITPVPGGVGPMTITMLLVNTIEAAEREAAANA, from the coding sequence ATGACTGCCAAACTGATCGACGGCCTTGCCCTTTCCAAGACCCTGCGTGCCGACGTCGCCGCGCGCGCTGCCGCCCTCACCGCCCGCGGCCATCAGCCGGGCCTCGCCGTGGTGCTGGTCGGCGACAATCCGGCCAGCGAAGTGTACGTACGCAACAAGGTCAAGGCGTGCCACGACAATGGCCTCGGCTCGTCGTTCGACCGCTATCCGGCCGACCTGCCGGAAGCCGACCTGCTCGCGCGCATCGACGAACTGAACCGCGATCCGCTCATTCACGGCATTCTGGTGCAACTGCCGCTGCCGCCGCATATCGACAGTCACAAGGTGATTGAGGCGATCGCGCCGGAAAAGGACGTGGACGGCTTTCACGTCGCCAACGCCGGCGCCCTGATGACCGGCCAGCCGCTGTTCCGTCCGTGCACGCCGTACGGCGTCATGAAAATGCTCGCCGCTTACGACATTCCGCTGCAAGGCGCGAACGCGGTGGTGATCGGCCGCTCGAACATCGTCGGCAAGCCGATGGCGCTGCTGCTGCTCGAAGCCGGCGCGACCGTGACGATCTGCCACAGCAAGACGCGCGATCTGGCGGCCCACACACGCAACGCCGACGTGGTGGTGGCCGCCACCGGCTTGCGCAACATCCTCACGGCGGACATGGTGAAGCCGGGCGCGGCCGTGATCGACGTCGGCATGAATCGCGACGAAGCCGGCAAGCTGTGCGGCGACGTCGACTTCGCGGGTGTCAGGGAAGTGGCCGGCTACATCACGCCGGTGCCGGGCGGCGTCGGCCCGATGACCATCACCATGCTGCTCGTCAATACGATCGAAGCCGCCGAGCGTGAAGCGGCGGCAAACGCGTAA